In one Candidatus Latescibacter sp. genomic region, the following are encoded:
- a CDS encoding NifU family protein, with protein MEDDVKKALEKVRPALQADGGDVEFVSMEDGVVKVRLKGACGGCPMATMTLKHGIEVALKNEVPGVKSVESVR; from the coding sequence ATGGAAGACGACGTAAAAAAAGCCCTGGAAAAGGTACGGCCCGCGCTTCAGGCTGACGGCGGCGATGTTGAATTTGTCAGCATGGAAGACGGCGTGGTCAAGGTTCGGTTGAAAGGCGCATGCGGCGGATGCCCCATGGCCACCATGACCCTGAAGCATGGCATCGAAGTCGCCCTTAAAAATGAAGTACCCGGCGTCAAGAGTGTCGAATCGGTCAGGTGA